CGGAGACCAAGacgaaggagctgctgcgtaccaccgtcgccgacggcCCCTTCAGCCTCCTAGACACTGCCATGAAGGAGAAAAAGCGGGTCTTCATCCAGTGTCGCAACAGCAAGGCGCTTCTGGCACACGTGATCGCCTTTGACAAGCACTTCAATCTCGTGCTGAAGGGCGTCCAGGAGATCACTGAAAGCCACGGCTCcgagcagaagcagcgcaccATCGAAAACCTCTTTTTGCGCGGCGAGTCGGTAATTTTTATCGTGAAACTGCCCTAGGTCAGCTCCACTGCACCGAGGAGGCGTACAAGACCGCATCGGCAGGAGCAAGGCAAGTACTCGCCTGCGTCGCACTGCCTTCGTTCTCCCAGCCGTGTATCGGTCGTAACCTTTTGTTTCCCTCTTTCAGCATTTTCTACTGGCTCTCTGGACTGTGCGCTTCAGCACGGTATCCGCCAACGAAGGGGGCTTGCATCGACTTTGGTGGAGGACGTGGCATGGACGCCCGGCGCCGTGATGTGTTTGGTTGATGTGACGAAATGCGTTTGCTTGTTGGCGTGTGCTACCTGCCAAGCATTTGGAGGGCGCCGGCGAGAGCTTTTTGTGTGGCGGTCGCTGATGTGCTTGCATGTACATAGATGTGCATGTGCACTTGTGTTCATGTGTGTAGgtatgcgtttgtgtgtgtgtgtgtggatgagAACCGTGCTAGCCGCACCTTAAACAAACAGCTTACACCACAAGGCAGCTGATTGAGGTGGCGGGGGCGGCTCGACGTCCGAATCATCGTGCTGGCGGGCCTACATGGTATCACACACCAGTGGTATCGATGACGACTAAAGCAGAACTTTCTCTGTGCTTCGGTGCCGTGCTTCCCTGTCGCGAACTGTTCTGCGGCACGTCCTTCTATCCACCCCTCTGTGATGCCCATGTCGACATTTGCAGCTGTTGCAATGGCGCCCCGGGGGCCGCGGTACAGGTGCGCCGCATGATCGTTCTGTATTGTTCTGATTGCAATTTTTCCCCTTTAGCTCTCCCTCTATCTTCCTGCTCCAACCCGTTctgcccccttctcctccctgcCATGCCTCCGTTGTTGTGTGCGCCAAACCCGATGAGGCATTCAAAATAATTCACTTTTTACATCACAGGGGCGCTCAAGCACAGAAATTGATCCACCATGACCCACAATGGCACCCCGTGGCCACCGAGTTGCGAGGCGACAGAAAACGAAAACTACAGCAGTGCGTGGCATG
This genomic stretch from Leishmania infantum JPCM5 genome chromosome 33 harbors:
- a CDS encoding small nuclear ribonucleoprotein SmD2; this translates as MDSEQPKKVPRTETKTKELLRTTVADGPFSLLDTAMKEKKRVFIQCRNSKALLAHVIAFDKHFNLVLKGVQEITESHGSEQKQRTIENLFLRGESVIFIVKLP